The following are encoded in a window of Phaseolus vulgaris cultivar G19833 chromosome 3, P. vulgaris v2.0, whole genome shotgun sequence genomic DNA:
- the LOC137808142 gene encoding probable serine/threonine-protein kinase PBL19 — protein sequence MKCFFFKDKCKSAPELHKKKNPAVNRAANSTGSLSSPKSVKDLYREKENSFRVFTLQELRDATQGFNRTLKIGEGGFGSVYKGSIRPSDGQGDPFPVAIKRLNTRGFQGHKEWLAEVQFLGIVNHPNLVKLLGYCSVDGERGIQRLLVYEFMPNGSLEDHLFNKSLPCMPWKTRLEIMLGAAQGLAYLHQGLEIQVIYRDFKSSNVLLDADFHPKLSDFGLAREGPQGDQTHVSTAVVGTQGYAAPEYIETGHLKVQSDMWSFGVVLYEILTGRRSLERNRPSAEQKLLDWVKQYPADTSRFVVIMDPRLRNQYSPQGARKIAKLADSCLKKNPEDRPSMSQIVEALQQALQHSETSNSSQDIAESSSSRSKLVRKSK from the exons ATGAAGtgtttcttcttcaaagacAAGTGTAAATCCGCCCCCGAATTGCATAAGAAGAAAAACCCCGCCGTGAACCGCGCCGCCAACTCCACCGGCTCCCTATCTTCGCCCAAGAGCGTGAAGGACTTGTACAGAGAGAAAGAGAACAGCTTCAGAGTTTTCACTTTGCAAGAGCTCAGAGATGCTACCCAAGGTTTCAATAGGACGCTCAAAATTGGAGAAGGGGGGTTCGGGAGTGTGTATAAAGGATCCATCAGACCCTCCGATGGACAGGGTGATCCATTTCCAGTAGCAATCAAAAGGCTCAACACGCGTGGCTTCCAG GGTCATAAAGAATGGCTTGCTGAAGTTCAATTTCTTGGCATTGTTAATCACCCAAATTTGGTTAAGCTTTTGGGGTACTGCTCCGTGGATGGAGAAAGAGGAATCCAACGACTGTTGGTGTACGAGTTCATGCCCAACGGGAGCTTGGAGGATCACCTATTCAATAAAAGTTTACCATGcatgccttggaaaacaagattgGAGATTATGCTTGGTGCTGCTCAAGGATTAGCTTATCTCCATCAAGGACTGGAAATTCAG GTGATCTACCGAGATTTCAAATCTTCAAATGTTCTATTGGATGCGGATTTCCATCCAAAGCTCTCAGATTTTGGTCTTGCTAGAGAAGGACCACAAGGTGATCAGACTCATGTATCCACTGCG GTGGTTGGAACACAAGGGTATGCTGCACCAGAGTACATTGAAACGGGTCATCTGAAAGTTCAGAGCGACATGTGGAGTTTTGGTGTAGTGCTGTATGAGATCCTCACAGGAAGAAGATCACTGGAAAGAAACCGTCCCTCAGCAGAACAAAAGCTTCTAGATTGGGTCAAACAGTACCCTGCTGACACCAGCAGGTTCGTGGTGATAATGGATCCACGTCTCAGGAACCAGTATTCTCCCCAAGGAGCTCGCAAAATAGCCAAGTTAGCGGATAGTTGCTTGAAGAAGAATCCAGAAGATAGACCATCCATGAGTCAGATAGTGGAAGCCTTGCAGCAAGCATTGCAACATTCAGAAACTTCAAACTCTTCTCAGGACATTGCTGAATCCTCCTCATCCCGGTCTAAATTGGTCAGAAAAAGTAAATAG
- the LOC137808141 gene encoding beta-amylase 3, chloroplastic — MALTLRSSISFINQKETKILKTSDDVPAILSFAKLKPSFRLRVKNSMQEAHHARDNSFNSEARRNEKWEKVHAPSVAHSQSGSKRVPVYVMLPLDTVTMGGSLNKPRAMNASLMALKSAGVEGVMVDAWWGLVEKDGPLKYNWEPYAELVQMVQMHGLKLQVVMSFHQCGGNVGDTCSIPLPPWVQEEISKNPDLVYTDRSGRRNPEYISLGCDSVPILRGRTPLQVYADYMRSFRDRFQDYLGSVIVEIQVGMGPCGELRYPSYPETNGTWRFPGIGEFQCYDKYMKASLAAAAEAIGKKEWGGGGPHDSGQYNQFPEDTGFFKREGTWNTEYGRFFLEWYSGKLLEHGEKILVSAQGIFHTSGVKLSGKVAGIHWHYRARSHAAELTAGYYNTRNNDGYMPIARMLAKHGVVFNFTCMEMKDREQPDFANCSPEGLVRQVKMATTTARAELAGENALERYDADAYAQVLSTSKSESSNGLAAFTYLRMNKRLFEGDNWRHLVDFVRSMSEGGRTERLPASDSHGSDLYVGHIKSTQEKHTKEAVLV; from the exons ATGGCTCTAACCCTTCGTTcttcaatttcttttattaatcaGAAGGAAACCAAAATCCTTAAAACTTCTGATGATGTCCCTGCGATACTTAGTTTTGCAAAGCTTAAACCATCGTTTCGTCTCCGAGTGAAAAATTCCATGCAAGAGGCACACCACGCACGCGACAACAGCTTCAACTCTGAAGCAAGGAGAAACGAAAAATGGGAGAAGGTGCATGCTCCTTCGGTGGCTCATAGTCAGAGTGGTTCGAAGAGAGTACCTGTGTATGTGATGCTGCCACTAGACACTGTAACAATGGGAGGAAGCTTGAATAAACCCAGAGCAATGAATGCAAGTTTGATGGCCCTGAAGAGTGCAGGAGTGGAAGGCGTAATGGTGGATGCGTGGTGGGGTTTGGTGGAAAAGGACGGGCCTTTGAAGTACAACTGGGAACCCTATGCTGAGCTTGTGCAGATGGTACAAATGCATGGTTTGAAGCTTCAAGTTGTTATGTCTTTCCATCAGTGTGGGGGAAATGTTGGAGACACTTGCAG CATTCCTCTACCACcatgggtgcaggaagaaatcaGCAAGAACCCTGACCTGGTTTACACAGACAGATCAGGGAGGAGGAATCCTGAGTACATCTCATTAGGCTGTGATTCAGTTCCTATTCTAAGAGGAAGGACTCCCCTCCAAGTGTACGCCGACTACATGAGAAGCTTTCGTGACAGATTCCAAGATTACTTAGGCAGTGTTATCGTG GAAATACAAGTTGGCATGGGTCCATGTGGAGAACTGAGATATCCATCATATCCAGAAACAAATGGAACTTGGAGGTTTCCCGGAATTGGAGAATTCCAATGTTATGACAAG TATATGAAAGCCTCCTTGGCAGCAGCAGCCGAGGCCATTGGAAAGAAAGAATGGGGAGGAGGTGGACCCCATGACTCTGGCCAGTACAATCAATTTCCTGAGGATACTGGATTTTTCAAAAGGGAAGGGACATGGAACACTGAATATGGACGGTTCTTTCTAGAGTGGTACTCTGGCAAATTGCTAGAACATGGTGAGAAGATTCTCGTATCAGCCCAAGGAATATTCCATACATCAGGGGTCAAACTATCAGGGAAAGTTGCTGGAATCCATTGGCACTACAGAGCAAGGTCACACGCAGCTGAACTAACTGCTGGCTACTATAACACGCGGAATAACGATGGGTATATGCCCATAGCCAGAATGCTGGCAAAACATGGAGTTGTCTTCAATTTCACCTGCATGGAAATGAAAGACAGAGAGCAGCCTGACTTTGCTAACTGCTCACCTGAAGGGTTGGTTCGGCAGGTGAAGATGGCAACAACAACAGCTAGAGCAGAACTTGCTGGAGAAAACGCATTGGAGAGATATGATGCAGATGCATATGCTCAAGTTTTGTCAACAAGTAAATCGGAATCTAGCAACGGATTGGCAGCATTCACTTATCTAAGAATGAACAAGAGGTTGTTTGAAGGTGATAACTGGCGGCACCTAGTGGATTTTGTAAGAAGCATGTCTGAAGGTGGTAGGACAGAGAGACTTCCGGCATCTGATTCCCATGGGAGTGATCTTTATGTTGGGCACATCAAATCAACACAGGAGAAGCACACAAAAGAGGCTGTTCTTGTGTAA
- the LOC137805670 gene encoding FAS1 domain-containing protein SELMODRAFT_448915-like, translated as MTHNMFMVIFLTLILILSATSTEMVARNEDLVAATREMQRANYFTFVMLINMSPPDTRLVGNVTFLMPNDRMLANMVLQEGSVSDFLLRHSIPSPLLFEVLGQFPTGTTIPTSLPNCMLRVSNNGRKNYVLNNVKVISPNLCVAGSSIRCHGIDGILSEVCTCVPSLTCVKSTEPLCKASPISPSSAPTPARDNLNNSPILATPNVGAHKSGSPLCFSYDVCLNLVPFLILCLGISF; from the coding sequence ATGACACATAACATGTTCATGGTGATATTCCTCACATTGATATTGATTTTGTCAGCCACCTCAACAGAAATGGTTGCAAGGAATGAAGACCTGGTTGCAGCAACTAGAGAGATGCAAAGGGCCAATTACTTTACCTTTGTGATGCTCATCAACATGTCTCCACCTGATACAAGACTGGTGGGGAATGTGACTTTCTTGATGCCCAACGATCGAATGCTCGCTAACATGGTTTTGCAAGAAGGATCTGTCTCCGATTTCTTGCTCAGGCATTCAATTCCATCACCTCTGCTCTTTGAAGTCTTGGGACAGTTCCCCACTGGAACAACTATTCCTACTTCATTGCCTAATTGCATGCTAAGAGTATCTAACAATGGTAGGAAGAACTATGTTCTAAACAACGTTAAAGTTATCAGTCCAAATTTATGTGTAGCAGGATCCTCAATTCGGTGTCATGGAATTGATGGGATTTTGTCAGAAGTTTGTACATGTGTTCCTTCACTTACATGCGTTAAAAGCACAGAACCTTTATGTAAGGCCTCACCTATTTCACCTTCTTCAGCTCCTACTCCTGCTAGAGACAACCTTAATAATTCTCCAATATTAGCAACACCAAATGTTGGGGCACACAAATCAGGATCTCCCCTTTGCTTTTCTTATGATGTATGCTTGAATCTTGTACCTTTCTTAATATTGTGTCTAGGcatatctttttaa
- the LOC137808139 gene encoding large ribosomal subunit protein eL43, producing the protein MTKRTKKAGIVGKYGTRYGASLRKQIKKMEVSQHSKFFCEFCGKYAVKRKAVGIWGCKDCGKVKAGGAYTLNTASAVTVRSTIRRLREQTES; encoded by the exons ATG ACTAAGAGAACAAAGAAGGCTGGCATTGTTGGAAAATATG GTACCCGTTATGGTGCCAGTCTGCGGAAGCAGATTAAGAAGATGGAAGTTAGTCAACACAGCAAGTTCTTCTGTGAATTTTGTGGAAAG TATGCTGTGAAGAGAAAAGCCGTGGGAATATGGGGATGCAAGGACTGTGGTAAAGTGAAAGCAGGGGGTGCTTACACTTTGAA CACCGCAAGTGCCGTGACTGTAAGGAGCACTATCAGGAGGTTGAGAGAGCAGACTGAGAGTTAA
- the LOC137808140 gene encoding novel plant SNARE 11 translates to MDQLSAISEDLAEIDGQIADNFRFLSNGFQKLEKIKDSNRQSRQLEELTEKMRECKRLIKEFDKEVKALENSFDRETNKMLNEKKQSLIKELNSYVALKKQYAVNIEHKRIELFEGPSEGYAEENGLLASSMTNEQLMEQGNRMMDDTDQAIERGKKVVQETINVGTDTAAALKAQTEQMSRVVNELDSIHFSLKKASQLVKEIGRQVATDKCIMVLLLLIVVGVIAIIIVKLVHPGNKDIRDIPGLAPPVQNRRLLWSHS, encoded by the exons ATGGATCAATTGTCGGCGATCAGCGAGGACCTGGCCGAGATCGACGGGCAAATCGCCGACAATTTCCGCTTCCTATC AAATGGATTTCAGAAGTTGGAGAAGATTAAGGATTCGAATAGACAGAGCAGGCAGTTGGAAGAACTCACGGAGAAAATGAGAGAATGTAAACG GCTTATCAAGGAGTTCGATAAAGAAGTCAAAGCTTTGGAGAATAGCTTTGATAGAGAAACCAACAAAATGCTGAATGAGAAAAAGCAGTCATTG ATCAAAGAGTTAAACTCATATGTTGCTTTGAAAAAACA GTATGCTGTAAACATTGAGCATAAACGAATTGAACTCTTTGAGGGGCCATCTGAAGGTTATgctgaagaaaatggcttgctAGCATCCT CAATGACAAACGAACAGCTAATGGAACAGGGGAATAGGATGATGGATGATACAGATCAAGCCATTGAAAGGGGAAAGAAG GTCGTTCAAGAAACAATAAATGTTGGTACAGACACTGCAGCAGCTCTTAAGGCTCAG ACGGAACAAATGAGCAGAGTCGTCAATGAACTGGATTCGATCCATTTCTCTTTAAAGAAAGCATCACAATTAGTGAAGGAAATCGGTAGGCAG GTTGCTACTGACAAGTGTATTATGGTGCTGCTTCTCCTTATTGTCGTGGGAGTAATTGCTATCATTATTGTGAAG CTTGTGCATCCGGGGAACAAGGACATTCGCGACATTCCAGGACTGGCTCCTCCAGTTCAGAACCGAAGACTGCTTTGGAGTCACAGTTGA